One genomic segment of Helianthus annuus cultivar XRQ/B chromosome 14, HanXRQr2.0-SUNRISE, whole genome shotgun sequence includes these proteins:
- the LOC110903778 gene encoding cytochrome c6, chloroplastic → MKTDIINRFFQTDYGSDTQKQNQLSNSEISGSHTMLLSAIPNCNSSFISTAPNQKKGKQEAEAQLVVKPHQELKFVQRLAPPLFAAFLALSPIIAPPVSYGQAIDVQRGASLFNRACIGCHDAGGNILQPGATLFLKDLQRNGIDTEEEIYRITYYGKGRMPGFGEMCTPRGQCTFGARLQEDEIRLLADFVKSQADQGWPNIVNNGD, encoded by the exons ATGAAAACCGACATCATAAACAGATTTTTCCAAACGGATTACGGTTCTGATACCCAGAAACAGAATCAACTTTCAAACTCCGAAATCTCTGGTTCTCATACAATGCTGCTGTCGGCCATCCCCAATTGCAACAGCAGCTTCATTTCCACTGCTCCAAATCAG AAAAAGGGGAAGCAAGAAGCTGAAGCCCAATTAGTGGTGAAGCCACATCAAGAATTGAAGTTTGTACAAAGATTAGCCCCACCTTTATTCGCTGCATTTCTAGCCTTATCTCCTATCATCGCTCCCCCAG TGTCATATGGCCAAGCAATCGATGTACAACGAGGAGCTTCATTGTTTAACCGTGCTTGCATCGGATGTCATGATGCTGGTGGAAACATATTACAACCT GGTGCAACTCTGTTTCTGAAAGATCTTCAAAG GAACGGAATTGACACTGAAGAGGAAATTTACCGGATAACATATTATGGAAAAGGGAGAATGCCT GGGTTTGGAGAGATGTGTACACCGAGGGGTCAGTGCACATTTGGAGCTCGTTTGCAGGAAGATGAAATAAGACTTCTGGCTGATTTTGTGAAGTCGCAAGCAGATCAAGGATGGCCAAACATTGTAAACAATGGAGATTGA